In Setaria viridis chromosome 5, Setaria_viridis_v4.0, whole genome shotgun sequence, the genomic stretch AATGAGGGGCGGCTTCGGAGATATTTTGCGAGGGCAAAGCAAGGGACAGTGATGCACCGGGTTTTAAAATGATCAGTTACATACATAGCAATCAATACCACATTCTTTGTTCGTTGTTGTAGTAAGGTTACGGAGGAATGGAATTTCCATGCCGAGAGAAAAGTAATGTGACGTTACTGCAGTAATCTAGCACCAAAATTCCTGTATAGAAGGAAAGATATAGCATTTTGCACGTATTCAATTAGCTGCATATTTCTAGGACTCTAGTTGCTGTATCTTTGTTCCATTTGTTCATATCAATAAAAGATAAAAACTCCACGGTATCAGACACTGTCAATCTTTCCTGAATTTGGATGCTATGGTCAGCTGACGTCATGTAATTCCAGCGGTTGTTTTGTAAGCAAAATATGATCTGGTTCGACAATAAAAATGTCTATCGGGCACAATAATTGTATGAAACGCAAATAATTGTCGATCTAAACTACAATGATCACAATGTACATGGACggaaaataaaatggaaacaTAAATATGATAGAATCATAGACGCATATGAAGAAAAAGATGTCTATCGGGCCTAGATGGGCTGCCTTGTTTGCAAGACCTAATTCGTTCCGTGAGGCTCTGCTGCTCTGTTTCACTGTTTGTGTGGGATGCCGGCCGGACTCGTTCGCTCAAAATGGCGAGtgctccgcggccgccgccggcgtctaGCCTGCTTCGTATCCTCTCCTCTcacccctccctctccaccgCCATCCATGCCATCCTACTCAagtcctcctccctctccaaacCCATCCCGATCCCGGCCACTGCCCTCCTCACAGCCTACGCAAACGCGGGGCTCCCAGGCGCCGCGTCCCGcatgttcgacgaaatgccgcGGCGGGATACCGTCGCATGGAACGCACTCCTCGCCTGCCTCGTCCGACAcgcgcgccccgccgctgccgccgccgcgttccgtgGCATGGCCACCTCCGGGTTCCCGCCCACGGCCGCCACCCTCTGCACCATGCTCAAGGCTTGCTCCGCGTCACGCGCCTTCCGCCCTGGCCGGCAGCTCCACGCGCGGAGCGTCATCTCGTGCCACGGCGACGTCATCATGGATACGGCCCTTGTTGATCTCTACATGAGCTGTGGTCTCGTAGAGGATGCCTTGAGGGTGTTTATGCTCACGAAGTACCCAAAGGATGCCGCACTGTACAACGCTGTTCTTTCAGGCTGCGTGGAGAATGGCTGGTTTAGGGAGGCTTTCTCGATGCTGAGGTGGACTGAGCTCAATGGAATTTCGCTGACTTGTGCTCTCACGGCCTGCTCAGCGACAGCAAACTTGGCTTATGGTATGCAGGTGCATTGCAAGGTTCTTCGTTGTGGGTTTGATTCTGACACCATAATATGCAATGCGCTTATTGACATGTATTCAAAATGTGGGAGGACAATGGGTGCACGGATAGTGTTTGACCGGATGGCTGGCAGAAATGTGGTTTCCTGGTCAAGTATGATTGATTCTTATAGTCACCATGGGTATGGTGTGGGTGCTTTAGATTTGTTTAAGATGATGGAGAAAGCCACACCAATGGTCTTGCCAAACGCTATTACATTTCTGGCAGTTCTGTCAGCCTGTGGACACTCTGGTCTTGTGGATGAAGGTCAGTCCATGCTACATTTGATGAAAAGCAAGTACGGCATTGATCCACAACCAGAGCACTATGCATGTTTAATAGACATGCTAGGTCGTGCAGGACGTATTGACGAGGTGTGGGATCTATATTGTAGATTAACTGCAAGACGAAATAAGTGTCCAATTGCCATCTATGTCGCTACGTTGAATGCATGCAGAGCGAACATGGATGTCGTAAGAGGAAAGAAGGTAGCCATGCACATGCTGGAGGTTGACCCACAAAATCCTGGGATTCATGTGTTGATATCAAACTTTCATTCTGCTATTCGACAATGGTTTGAATCAGATGAATCACGGAGGGTTATGGTGGAAAAGGGTCTCAGGAAAGAAGCAGCTAGCAGTCATGTCTCTGTTGGCTAAAAACTGATTTTGTATAAATCTTGAAAGCAGCTGCCACTGAAAGTGTGGCAAAGCTTGGAAACTATGGTGGCCGACCAAATTGGCCCTTAGTCCAAGTAAATGCCACAGATTGGTATATCAAGAGTTTAGGGACAATTTTTCTACCTTATTAATGCCAAATGGTGCAGCTGCATCTACCATACTTGTGTTAACAGAAATATGCCACTGTAATCATAATATTCATTTGTGCATATTGTCACATTTCTTGCCATGCTCACTGTTGTGAGGTTTGGCATGATTATTAGGTTCCCCCTTTTTTTCTTGTCTTACTATTGTCTAAGTCAAGGATGAACTGCGGAAGAATATACTTCTTGTATAAACAATACTTGAGAATGGATTTGAAGACTCTGTTGATTCATCTTTTTAACCTGATATGTGTTATGGCTCCCAAACTCTCATATTGCCAGTTTCACCACATCTGATCCTTTTCTTGGATTACGGTTCAGTAAACAAATGAAATTACATATCAACTGCTTTACTTTTTTTATTGCTAGGGATAGCTTAGCCATGTGATGAGTTCTTTATGTTGTTTTCATTGCAAAATGATGGATCTCCTTCCAGTTCCGAGTATGGGAATTTAAAGACACGAAAAATCTCCATTCTATGTAGCATCTGGGAGATATACATAATATTTTCAGGAACAAGAAAATCAGGATAATTTCTCTCTATTCACCACCATTTCGAGTCTTTGACTTATGttagtttctttttcttctttagtGCAATAGCTATAGCTTGATATAGAATCCATTTCTCAAAGTAATGAAAatcatttctaaaaaaaagtaatGAAAACCATAATCTTATAGGAAATGGTTCGAAAGACACTATTCCATCTTTTATGTTTAGGTATCATGActtctcttttattttgaaCTCTTTTCCCTAATAGATCTTTGAATaactactccctctatcccaaaatACTActcgttttggcttttccatatacatatatcttgttatgtatctagacataagtatatatttaggtacatatcaaaagctatgcatctagaaaattcaaaatgaatagtaatttggaacggagggagtataatctTCTGCTTGGGCCATAATAAAATCCTATTCCAAACAACGTCACGAGCAGATTTTCCTGTTTTGCTAGCGAGTATGTTATCTACTAACGGAATAAGGAGCTTTGCTATTATAGTGGATTTTCAAGTTAGCATCATCTACACTCTATTTggtttatattttttaatatatattgCTGCATCGTGGACAATAATAATATTGAGGAATTTCCTTATTTACCACCGAGAAAACTTGTAATCCCCCGTATGCCATCCCCTTGTGAAATGAGACTAAGGCCTCCTACTTGGctttcttgatcaacaacaaaaCAAGAGCACAGTTCCCCTTTTTTCCAGAAAAAAAGGAGCTGAAAATTTGAGATAGGCTTATTTCTAATCACTCAAACTTTATTGAATGTTGTCGAAATGTTGCATTGGAAAGTAAGAGAATGCTTTTATAAGGACATGCTAGTTTAGTTTGTAAGAATCCACAGATTGACTGAATCCAGGAACAACAAAGCTGCACAAGTCCGCAAAGCTCAACATACTTCTGGTTTGTGGAGCTTTTTACTGAACATGTGCCTATGTGCTTGTCCATAAGGTATGACCTTGGTGTGTACAAGGGTCCTTAAACTTTTTAAGTGGGACTTGCTTCCATTATTGATCTCATGATGTTTCTCAAGATCCGAACTCCTAAGGTATCATTAAAAAGAAACACCCCCAAGGTATCATTGTTTTACTTCTTTCCACCAAGATAACATCTTACTGAAAACTTTTTTTGGAACGAACGGGCACGAGgcggtgcctatttcattgatagagtaggAAAAAACAGAGGGAGACCCGACAGATcgggaaggaaaagaaataCAAAAGGAAGGCAAAAAGGCCAAAATGGGACTACTCGCGTGATAGAAGAATCGCTAGATCTTTGGCCCCTGCCAAAAGCCAAGCCGAGGTCTCATCTTTGATTTTCATCATTAGGGTTGTCGGTGATGTTTCGTGGCGATTGAAAATACGTGCGTTCCGCTCCTTCCAGACTTCCCACATGATTAGGAGGGCGAGGCTTCGTAAAGCCTTGCGAGGCGAGTCCGGTGTTGTGGTGATAGCTGTCCACCACTCCAGAGCGTTGGATGAAGGTCGCCATTCAGTTGGTCGTAGGTTAGGCTGCGCTAGCCATATCGCCGTTTGATCCCAGATTTTCCGTGTGTATCTGCACTCAGCTAAAAGGTGGTGTCCGGTCTCCATAGTGGATCGGCACAGGACGCAAGTTGCGTTGTGTGGCCAGCCCCGCTTGGCCAATCGATCAGCTGACCAGATTCGGTTCTGTGTAATTAGCCACGCGAAAAATTTGCACTTTGGTGGTGCCCAAGATTTCCAGATGGTTGATATGTGCGGTGTTTCGGTGCAGTCCAGGAATTGTGCTTTATATGCCGAGGCCGTTGTATATATTCCTGATTCTGTCAGCTTCCAAGTGATAATTACATCTTACTGAAAACTGATCCTACTGTTCTGTAGTAATGCAAAAACAAAAGTGTCAGATATTACTGCTACTGCTTTAGTTTGTTTTGTGTTTGATTTTGGACTCCAGATGCCTTTAGATTCATTTTTATAGGAAGCCTAGTTGGCTACTAAATAGGTGTGGTCCATGGCGGCCCTACATCTTTTCATAGAAGGTATGTAGCATCAGTGTGGCGATCTTCTGCTTTAACAATCATGTCATGCTGATTCTGGACATTTCGTACTTCCCGCGCCTAAATGGGGTTCCATCTCCATGTGCGTTTGCTGCTCCCTGTTGAAATGTCATCTTCACTGTGACATAATCTCAATATTTAAACATCATTCAGCTGTGTTATTTTATTTGCACCATCGAACCCTATATTTATTGCTGAATATTTCCACAGGGCATCGCATCTACATGTACTGTAGCTTCTGTATTGCGGACATTATTCATTATTCTGAAGGAAATTAGTGGTGAAACTGAGCTATATTAACCTCAGGATGAATGGTCATATCCTTTCTTTGGTCCAATATATGATAAGCTAAAGTGGTGCCAGCTGGAAAGAAACCCAATTGCATTCATATGATTCGATTTGATGATACGTAGATATGAAACCAAACCTTCAAGTGCAATCACTCAAAGCTCACTGCGCCAACAGGATATATTGACAGAAGATCATTCGTGGACTCAGTCGGTGTGATCCAAGTGCACAGTTACCCTGTTTGGTTCTTCCTTAAACGGCTTTGTTTGTAAGCCATTGGTATTACTCAAGTGACCAATCTCGTCCTTGCCAAAGCTATGATATCACCCTCCAATTATTGATATATACTTGAGTTTTCACATATATGAACTGATGAAAGCCATACACTACCATTTGGTCCCTTGCAGATTGGCGATACATGAATGGGACATGGTCCTTTGCCCCCACatgttgctgctgctttgcCAACTGACTGCTGGACTGTTGAAACTTTGTTGTTGCAGAGACTTGGGTAGGTCCCCACTCCTGCTACACACAGTTCCCACAATGTCTGATTCCTCTCTGATGTTTCTTGGCACCAGAAGCCACCCTTTTGCACTATGGAACTTTTCCGAATAAAGCAATCTGATGGTAGTTTTCTTCATGGAAAATCCTCTAGTTTACCTGAAGGTACAAGGAAATTAAAATTTGCAGCGACATGATGAATTCTGATGGGTGTTTAAGTGTTTGAGGCACTTTCATGATGTTGCATACCATTTATTATTTCAACTTTTCAAGTACTACCAATAGATGATAATTTAGCCTTACTGTCTCTGATAGTATGTCTGTGCCCCCCAACTCCCCAATCATTTATGCCTTGCCCTCATGGGCCCTCCATTAATAGAAGGTGTTTATGCACTCCAGCTTGTTTGGTACATGTGCACTGAATATATCCGATTTTATATATCACATCAGGAAAGTTCAGAAGCCTAGTCTTTGCCGGTTGCCGCCTCGTCCATCTCCATCTTCTTATCCAGTAATCGCAATTTCCTCCTAGCTTTTAACTTAACAATGATATTCCTTCGGTGCCAAGGCATTATGTTTACATATTCATCATTTTCTTCTCCAGGTTAAGACTGCATATGAGCATTTGTCCTTTTGCTTGCAAGGTACATCGCAAATATTTCCAGTACCAAACATCTACATTTCTTTCACCATTCGAGAGGCTAAAATGTTGCTTCTTGTTGCATGTTGGACACCACCACACTGCTCCCATGGGGGGCTCATGTTGATAATGTTGCTTTCGCGCCAGGTGGTACTGGCTGTTACCTGATGATATGTCATCTTGATTTTAGACTCAGGTGGCTTATAATCAGATGGCTCCTTGTGAATAATCATCTGAAGGGACTCCTCACAGAGAATTTGGAGGCTGTCAGGTTCCTAAACTACTTGAAAGATCATCGAATCACCCATGGTAGATATTGTGTACCAAAGGATAACGGACATCTAGATAGATGAACGTCCCAGCTCCTGAGTCCTTGGAGAGGTCTCTGCTTTCACCTAGAGTAGTTCAGAATAGCTGGCTCGGTAGGTCTGCAAGGGTCAATGCCAGTCATGCAGACCATAAATGCaattatatactccctccgttccaaattgtaggtcgttttgactttcaagatgcatctagatatagtgtatgtctaaatgcataataatataataaaccttaaaaaatcaaaacgacctacaatttgtgatggagggagtatcatttAGAGTTAGACATCCTAGAGTAGTTCAGCATAGCTTGCCCGCTAGGAGAGTCCTAAAGACCATAATTGCAATTATCATTCTTAGTGTCATCGCTATTATATAGTGTTAGGTGGTCGTTATTAGTTAAAACACAATTAGGAATCATGGACACAGGTAACCAACATATAGAAAAAGTTGTACAAGATTTAACAAGGTATAAAACAAGTAATATTTCTAGCTTCCTGCCATAATAGATTTGTTATTATGTGTCTGCcttgccaaaagaaaaaaaaaaactcacatcCTCTTATTTTCCCTAGGCATCTTTGTAACACATGCATGCTATTGGAATTACAGGAATTTCATAAGAATCAATTCAGTTCCTACATGGctttaagaaaaaaaagtacATCGTATAGTCAAATGGTCTTAGGTTACTTCTTGTCTCAACGAGTATGAATTTGACCATAATGGGTGCCTCCGAGAATAACCAAACGAAACGTGACAGGCAGACTAGGGGCGTTATGGGGACTTTCTTTCCGTTGAAATAGGCGTTATGCAGTATTGGAGATGCCACACATGGTACGATTAAGGGATTTCTTTTCCGTGTTACTAGTAGAGTGCACGTGCAGCACGCATGTGTCTTTAAAAATCCTGTAAATAAAAAatgtttgtttaaaaaaaatgttttcaaaAATCTATTAAAGACAGTGTTGATACCTAAATTGCTTTTTGACCTTTTGGATAACTCTCGTCATCAATTACATTGGTACTTATGAAATATCACTGGAATGGAAAGCTCTATTCGAAGCTCCAAGTGCAAGCAGTAACTTAATTTCAGTTTTATGCCTCTCCCTTTCCCTCTCCTACAGTTTTATGAACAACTCTATCATtctctctccatctccatctccatctccatctccctctccctcactGGCCAAAGGCAGAAAAAATCATGATACTTGAGATAAACCTCCAAAACAAACTATACCATATGCTACATCCAAACATATATTTTAGACTGAATTTTACCGAGGTGATCGATAAAACACCCAAGAATTAGAACAAGAAAAAGATATCTGTACCTCCACTCAACAAAATTATTTGCAACCACGCTATATTTCAGTTACCAATTAGTGGAAAAAAATCTGTGACTTGCTACTATGCTAGAATGCTATTCTTCTAAACCAAAAACCGATAATTAACCAATCTAAAAACCTGAGAGATTTCAATGAAGAAAAAACTAAATCTGTGCCAAAGGTCACCCAAAGATGCTAACCCAAACTAGATGGAGTAAAAAGATGTCGTTGCTAACTAAATTAAGATATATGGCCAAGTGTTAGGAAGAGATCAACCTTTAGATTCAGCCAAAGGCTATGTGCATAAGGAAATGATGCCCACTCAAAGGTAACTGTTTGATAGATTCGAATATGCACTATGCAAATTTAAACAGAGCAATAAattgtgatggttcatcatgCTAATTTTCAAAACATACGGTGCCAGGTTGGGGTTCTTATGGTGTCTTAAAGCAATGTCAATGAATTTGATAGCTTAGGACATCTGATCCAGTATGGTTTTATATGCTGACCTATCTACTTGAGGTCTTTGACCTTGTGAGTTTGATCTGCACCTGCTTGAAAGAGAACATCATATGGTGCTCACAAATAAGATGCTTCAGAAATAATCATGATGGTCTTCAGATTCTTGAcaaaattattcatgtgtacaGATAAGTAATGACCAGGGATACATCAGAAGTACATAATTGTCATGAAAAAGTTGTTTTCAGCTTGAAGCAACATGTCGTATGAGCTAATTCCAATTACAATGCATTACACGAAATTAATTTTCCATTGTTGGACATATTACATGTGGTCTCTGATGTCCCATACTCCTTGTGCAGCAGACAAATGGAGTTTTAAAAGAAAGTCATATAGAAAAAGTCTTATCAGATATCCCAGATCCTCATGCTGCCATGGACAGTTACACATGCCTCCTGTGTCCCTGATCCTAGTACAGATCGATGCACTTAGCATCCCCACAATCGAACATGATAGGAAAATGGAAGAAGCACAATCAGGTTTCTTTCCTAGGGAAAGAATAGAAAATTATGTAAAACACAGAAAAACATGGCAGAAGAGTGCACGCTTCACAGTTTCCCTTATGATTAGCTCCATATATCATCATCTGTGTTGGCATTCACAGGATATATCATCATTTGTATGCTGCATTGCAAGCTGTTTAGCTTAAAGAATTTTTCTCTCTTGAAGTATGTTAACCAAGACATACATACCATTTCTTGGTAAGCAGGatgaaagagagaaaaaaatagtgATGATCTCTGCACAGGAAAACAAGGCCTCTTTAATTTCCTCCATAAAAGGCAGTGAAATGCTTTAGCAACAATGTAAAGGTTATAGCTTATACTTACTGAGTAGCAGCAGTTTTTCTGACATGCTTGCATTGTTCTGAAAACCTGCAAGCTTTCCATCGAAACTGAAATTATGAGAGTGTTGATAACCTGATTCTTGATATTCCATTTCCATCTGCTAAAGAATTTTTTAACAAGCTGCTTTCAACAGTTATATCTGAAGGTAAAGGAaatccaaactttggcaagATAGAATCAACAAGGGAGCTCCTGTTTAAAGGCAGTTTACATTTTAAACTTCAAATCCTCACATCTACCAGAAAGTCAATTAGCTGATCTGAATGTAGGGTACCAAGTCAGAGATGCAAGCAAACACTAACAATCTTCGTCTCACAATGACAGCTTAAGAGATCCAAATAATTCTGAATTCATTGGTAATTGGTATTTTGCAAAGTGCAACTTCAATAAGAAGCATACATGTCGCATTGAGAATGAAAACTAAATGATCGGATCTCTAAAAAAGACCATAGGGTTAAAGTAGGGACTATAACAAGAGGGTACGGGATGTAGCAAAAGGGTATTCCCATCCtagataatttatttcaaataactGGATGTTGATCAATACTGATAGGAGCGGAACAACTACAGACCTAGATCAGGAAGTCCTGCCGGAATTTACATGACTGTAGGTCACCAATTTCATCATATTCATGCGTGATGATCAAACTTCGCAACGAACTCGATTGAATTATCTTACAGGAATGAAAACTGCAGGATGGCATGAGTGTGTTTCCTTACCTGCAAAAGTTGGAATCAACCGAAGGCCGGCAGTTCTCTATTCCACGCAGAGGCGATCCGCGAGGTAAAGGTCGGGGATGAGCACGAAGAGGACATCGGGGATAAGCATGGCTACACAGTGTAGGTGTTTAGATCCGACAACCTATTGAGaaggtacccgaggtagtattttatgcgtggggcttgctaagatcaggaactcgaagatgaactcgaacacacgatttagacaggttcggaccactTATGTCGTgaaataccctacgtcctgtgtgttggttaaattgtattgattgaagttgTTTGGAGGAGTCCTTGCCTCGTCTTGTATTACTGTTGCTGGGGTAAGGTCGGTTATTTTATAAGAGtattagtcggattcgactagaggtTCCACTCTagttgctacgagtagttttctaatcctcgactagttcttatccttcACGTAGACCATATCGTCCTGCgtcgtagtcttcatgtctgacaCCTCTCAGTATACAACCCCGTATCTAGGATtgtccaagcctcccggtgggcTCATaaatgtatggccgacaagctcCCGAGTACATTTTAGTGAAATGCAGCAGTCctgagtacttctgtagacgtCTCTAACTAGTTTGTGGTGTGcttctttgagtactccatcggattggATCTTTGAATGcgctcgagtactgccatgcggctagaaggtgctcaagcctcatttgacttagtcttgaatcttgaatcttgaattttagatggaagtacgatgaaaatcgcacttcatatggagtagcccccaagccttaggttgaatcgaagaatcaggctgaggttCAATCTTTtaatttcacatctttttttcctttaaaatccaaaaaaaactttttgtccaatgggcacgtggcacacagcccccgagccgttacacgactagtttggggtataagggtcaacctttggtcaacatgACCATTCGACTTCAGTAACCTTatcttttccaaaaaaattggaaattgtTCCAGCAAAAACTGAGAGttttttaaaaatggaatattccccgtAATTTTCATCTCTTGGTTAACTGTGCCACGGTTCTAAATAATGGAGGGACTCATCCCTTTCCATTTCACCCAAGCCATTGCGCCCATTCATCTCctgcactgtagccctagcgccaccaCTTGCCATTCTCGAGCTCAagtgccctcctcctccactgccTAGCCCCGTGCTTATGCGCAAGAAGATCTGTGTGGCAGTGGCACTGAAGAAAGCATCGTCTAGCAAGGAGGCAGAGACAAAGAAGCACAAGACCACCAAGAAGGAGAAAGAGCTCCAGCTGCCGACACCGAAGTACGGCAAGACGGATCAGACggtgtcggctaggcacccctgggcccactagaagacttacggacccactcaagggaacctACCCGAAATCTAATTGGACATGAAGCTACCCGGCAGGGCACGTAGACTTCATTTaatcggacatgaagactacccTGCAGGACGCGTAGACTTCATTTACTCCCCGAAAACTAGTCGGGTCAGAAGGAAACTGCTCTACCGAGttcgagtaggactctgtaaaatgtactcgactaggaATTGTACAATCCGCactgtaaccctactcccccgactatataagggcgggcagggaccccctccaaaacaGAGAACACAACTcgatccaagttcaatacaaaacaacatacaggacgtagggtattatgcaatctagcgacctgaacctgtctaaatcgtgttccttgcgtcaccctggactccttgattctcgacgacacccaccacataaaagaccacctagggtaccctctaggcgggttgccggtctaaaacatcgatagttggcgcgctaggtagaggaagtcgccgagtttctccgcgcgagatcgatggcaccagtcGTCATCAAGCCTGTTTTTTCCTTTAaggcgggcgcaaccttcgtcttTGGCTTCTGGCTTTGCATCGCTTAAGGCACTGGATCTTTTCAACACCACATCATCGGCAACCAGGAAAAGAAGCACGTCGACGAGAATTTTTCTTCAAACAGAGGATCTCGCcaagaaaattcaaaatttcaacgtCAACGACAACGAGATCGACTATGGTTCGGACTCGACCTCGACTCGGACTAGCCCACACAGGCTGACGCCCAAGTTATCCCGCAAGTCGATTTCAACTCGAAGTcgattcccgcacggactccgcaacacggccatggtccaccaaggttttctcaCTCGAATCCAATCTGAACCCGAGTCAGTCAAGGACTGCGACTACGACTCGGACTACATCCAAGAGATCCCTTTATTaggcccagctcaaggcttAGTAATTACTTCAACCCCACATGAaagattcgtttattggcctgAAATGAAGCCATCTTTCACAGCCCAAGATCACGAGTCACGCCtcgtcgctcacatagacaacctcccgtatcagGAAGGCATCCCGCTTACTTCAACATACGAAGAAGGAAGAACTAtggagattgcaacatcaagctctggaagctactacccggacagagaAATCTTTATCATCACATCACAAAACAACGATGCGGGCGCTAGCCTCCAGAGAACTCCTCGACGAGTTACACAACTCGATGACATCTCATAAGACGAatcatcagctaacgccccacaagatgaaacttctaaacaaagaaatcaaagaagagcaCGCAATGCTTCTTGAGCAGATCGTCgccgactactagctacaaacattcctatcataaacctcgaaagagcattcaacgcagtgcaagctcgagagcacaacactccacttgcagcaattgcctcaatc encodes the following:
- the LOC117856987 gene encoding pentatricopeptide repeat-containing protein At5g66500, mitochondrial — protein: MASAPRPPPASSLLRILSSHPSLSTAIHAILLKSSSLSKPIPIPATALLTAYANAGLPGAASRMFDEMPRRDTVAWNALLACLVRHARPAAAAAAFRGMATSGFPPTAATLCTMLKACSASRAFRPGRQLHARSVISCHGDVIMDTALVDLYMSCGLVEDALRVFMLTKYPKDAALYNAVLSGCVENGWFREAFSMLRWTELNGISLTCALTACSATANLAYGMQVHCKVLRCGFDSDTIICNALIDMYSKCGRTMGARIVFDRMAGRNVVSWSSMIDSYSHHGYGVGALDLFKMMEKATPMVLPNAITFLAVLSACGHSGLVDEGQSMLHLMKSKYGIDPQPEHYACLIDMLGRAGRIDEVWDLYCRLTARRNKCPIAIYVATLNACRANMDVVRGKKVAMHMLEVDPQNPGIHVLISNFHSAIRQWFESDESRRVMVEKGLRKEAASSHVSVG